The following are from one region of the Alicyclobacillus fastidiosus genome:
- a CDS encoding metal-dependent hydrolase, translated as MLGRTHMAIGALGAVLVLPVLLHDSTAHSMVESVGHGHINQATQLIEGVVVGALGGIVPDLDQKDGLMTRKVERIGQLAMLGSLIILLITMHLWSSPIALGIAICMFFSFVHHAEWVRKTSLILLAVGSVYFGMRFPDYAEIGICSAIWFGVTAFSKHRTFTHSLLGFAIAGFTLVQLGKLQHLVWLSDVAILGYGLHMVADAVAGGIPLFWPFGKRQGIRMVLTGSKADHLIGIFSVLLMLFDVVK; from the coding sequence ATGCTCGGACGTACACATATGGCGATCGGTGCTTTGGGTGCCGTTTTGGTGCTTCCTGTTCTTTTGCATGATTCCACCGCTCATTCTATGGTTGAATCTGTTGGGCATGGGCATATCAATCAAGCTACACAACTGATTGAAGGCGTTGTTGTAGGGGCTCTTGGTGGTATTGTGCCTGATCTGGATCAAAAGGATGGGTTGATGACGCGCAAGGTAGAGCGAATAGGCCAACTTGCAATGCTTGGATCACTCATTATTTTGCTGATTACGATGCATTTATGGAGCTCCCCGATTGCGTTGGGGATTGCGATATGTATGTTTTTTAGTTTTGTTCATCATGCCGAGTGGGTGCGTAAAACGTCGTTGATATTGCTTGCGGTTGGTTCTGTATATTTTGGGATGAGGTTTCCTGACTACGCTGAAATCGGGATATGTTCAGCCATTTGGTTCGGTGTTACTGCGTTCTCTAAGCATAGGACCTTTACGCATTCTTTATTGGGATTTGCAATTGCAGGCTTTACGCTGGTACAACTCGGTAAACTTCAGCATTTGGTTTGGTTATCGGATGTAGCGATCCTTGGATATGGATTACACATGGTCGCTGATGCAGTAGCTGGAGGAATACCGTTGTTTTGGCCATTTGGTAAGCGTCAGGGTATACGCATGGTGTTGACTGGAAGTAAGGCGGATCACCTGATCGGTATTTTCAGCGTGTTGTTGATGTTGTTCGATGTCGTCAAGTGA